The DNA segment GAACAGCGTGTCGGGCCAGCTGTACTATGAGAGGGGGCAGAACGAGGTGTTGGGGAACGGCTCGGCTACAGGGAGGTGGAGGGACCAGGAAGCAGTCGGCTCACGACCAGCCAGCGCGGCCTACCTGTACTCCTCGTCACACTCCCACTCTGGCCCGCTCCGTGTCCTGTGGTCCCAGGATATGAGGTCAGAGGTGTTTGTTCACAGCTTCCTGTTCTGGATGGATGTGGTGGAGCTGGTGCGCGTGGCGGGGATTCCAGACGTGTTTTACTCTGGCTGGGTGTTTGCTGTCTACATCCTGGCATTTCTGTCTTGTCTCCGTCTGGCAGTGACGCCTCACAGCGCTCTACTGCCATCAGCTGGCTTTTTCCTGCAGGACCTGCCTTTCCTGCTGCTGCGGCTCGCTCTGATCTCTGTCCACGGCTACATCACACCGCTGCTTTACCCAATGAAGAACCTGTTGGTCTGCCTGACATTCACctactttaacttcctgaccaaGCTCCGCCTCTTCCGCAGAGAGAGCATGTTCTAGTCTTGCCCaccagccatctctctctctctctctctctctctctctctctctctctctctctctttctctttctctttctctttctctttctctttctctttctctttctctttctctttctctttctctttctctttctctctttctctctcgacgTCTGGTTTCACAGCTCCTCAGAACTGGACTTGACTGGGAGTCTATGGCAGGAGCAGTGAAAAcaggagtggtgtaaagtactttttgggtatctgtacttttctttaatatttatatttttgacaacttttgctccactacattcctaaagaaaataatgtactttttactccttacattttccctgacacccaaaagtacacatcacattttgaatgcttagctgcACAGGataattgtctaattcacacacttatcaagagaacatccctgatcatccctactgcctctgatctggcagaatcACGAAATACAAATGCTTCGTTTGcaaattatatctgagtgttgaactgtacacctggctatctgtaaatttaaaaaaacaagaaaatcgtgtctggtttgcttaatataaggaattttctattatttatacttttgatacttaagtacatttaataccaaataattttagacttttactcaagtagtattttattggttgactttcacttttacttgagtcattttctattaaggtaccttTTTACTTTTGCTCAAggatgaaaattgggtactttttccaccactggaaaaCAGTCAGTTTTAATTGGCTGATCGCTCAGTCCATCACCATCTAGCAGAACCCTTAGAACCTCCCCCCTACATTGTGGAGTTCAATGTGCCAAGCAGAGCAAGTGATTTAAACAACGAAGTGAGTTAGGAAAATCTGAAAGTATCTTTCTTCACATATAAACTGTATATGCCCGAACACAGAATCAGTTGAGCTTCCCAAAAATAATATGGTTAATGTGATCGAACACGTCGCCATTTCTCAAATTCCCATAATACAGCTGTAGCCGGCTCGCTCCCACTCACGCCTCGATTTTAACTACACCCCTTTCAAGTCTTTGTAGCACAGTGTTACCAGGCTCTATATGTCAGGAAATCGAGCCTGAGGACAAGGTTAAGCATGTTCTAAAGAGATTACATCATCAGGATTCACTGAGTTATTGGTTTTTATACCATAGTTGAGGAAGACATTAGGGCTAGCCCATGTCCCCTAGTGCTAGGGAGTGGAcattatttataataagggttacatgggAAAATTGGAcatctctgaaatgaaaatggatggctcTGCCTGAACCCTCCCCTATACCCAGAATAATAATTAAAATGAAATGGAaagcagagaacatgtctacaATTTACTTCCTGGACAGACCAAAACCTTAGATATGTCGTTTTAAAAACTGTTCTTTgtcctgtaagcattacatggcatGGCGATCATTTTGATGGGGTTGCAGGCCACCGTAGACAAGTGGGGGGGAGAGATTTAATTTATAGTAGAAGCTATCAGATGAATCTATCATCGTATTTGCAGCACCGAGAAAGAATTGCGTTTCAttaacatttcatgcaattctatgtaATTTAACATATTAGCATAATCTTTTTGTAATACCACAAATTACTGAAATTACAGACTGAGAATGGAcagagataggcctatgtgttcttaacatatttctccaatgccaaagtgtcttgtttgcaacaaaaTGATCCCCATTTGAAAATAGTTACATCTGAGacgtcattaggaatctgagcatggtactttcaaaagttaaGCCTACCTTTCCGCCCctgacagagtagacctaccgaCGCAGAAAatgtaagctttaactgctggctactcttcttccgTGGCTTAACCTAATGAGAGAAGGTAATACGTGTTTCCCTAAAAATGGTCTGGgttaaacatcttctattgtacagaTAGTGACtagcttaatcaattgatagtgacagaattagattacttcccaagcaaagtcagcctctgaatgtcaaagaaatGAAACAATGATATCCCCATAATGTATCACAGACACGTCTTTCCCaggtattttacagcttgtttcttgTATAAGGTATTGCATACCCCCTAGGGTTAGCCCATATAGCTACAAACTACAATACAGTGAGTCATCACTTTTTAGATGTAAGTTAAGTATTTATTCCTATTCCGTCGTACTCCATATTTGTTCATATTACATGACTGGAGAGAGACTTCAAGGATGTTAACATTTTTCCAAAAGGACTTTGTGGGTCAATTACAACCAACACTCAACACCAGGTGATCTCTCGTTAAACCAATAATATGCGCTAAGATTACCCGCCCAGCTGATCTCAATTTCAATCACAATTGGCCACTATATTACCGCTCCTTAAAGCTGATGTCCATGTTAAAACACCCACATCCACAGAAATCCACTTATTCAAGCTGAACGATGATGGCCAGATCTTACCCGTGGTGTTGTACAATGATTTACATCAACAGTCATCATTTTTGTCTGAAGTATGATATAgtctaccattcaaaagtttggggtcacttagaaatgtccttgttcttgaaaggaaagcacattttttgtccatttaaaataacatcaaattaatcagaaatacagcgtagacattgttaatgttgtaaatgactattgtagactattgtagctggaaacggcagattttttttaaattggaatatctacagaggcgtacagaggcccattatcagcatccatcactcctgtgttccaatggcacgttgtgttagctgatccaagtttatcattttaaaaggctaattgatcattagaaaacacttttgcaattatgttagcacagctgaaaactgttgttctgattaaagaagcaatacaactggccttctttagactagttgagtatctggagcatgagcatttgtgggttcgattacaggctcaaaatggccagaaacaaaggactttcttctgaaactcgtcagtctattcttgttctgccCAGCTGAGCacgaggacaagtacattagagtgtctagtttgagaaacagatgcctcaacagtcctcaactggcagcttcattaaatagtacccacaaaacaccagtcccaaggacaggaagaccatgttagtgactcaacccactcaagtgacgcacccctcctagggacggcatggaactATACTGTTCTGAACTATACTAGAGTTTACTGTACTCAAGTTTCTTACAATTCACTAGGTCTATATTCTTATGATAAATATTTTTGATTAACTACCAGCCTTGCTATTTTCAATGTTCCTGATACATCGATATTTCATTGGGCCAAGAGTAGAGAACCTAGACGCAGCTGTCTGATATCTAACTCGTTTGACTCAATAAAAGTGGAAGTTCAACTGATCTGCTGGTTTATTTTTGTGGGTTTTTGGTTCCAAGCAAGTTAACATGCAGGTGCATGTCATTTCTTCGGAAGTAGCATTTGAAGAAATCCAGTGCTAAGCAGCAGCTGCCCAATAAGTTCTGCTTGTATGGCCAAATCTATTGAAAATAGGATTTACTTTATTGTACTATTTTAAATATTACATCAATGTCTACAAATTGATCCTCAGAGATGTCTTTACAGCAATGTCGTACTTcttgaatttgtttttaactgacttgcctagttaaataaaggtttataaaaaatgttttaaaatgtggaAACAGATGGTCAGATCACTGTACTAGAGTAATGTCATGTGTaatgtataattaagcaataaggcacgggtgggtgtggtatatggccaatataccacggccaaGGGCTGTTCATGGCACGACACAATGCGGATacagaccttagccgtggtatattggccatataccacaaagccccgaggtgccttattgctataatAAGCTGGTTACCAACCTATTTAGAGCAGTAAAAAGAAAtgctttgtcatacccgtggtatacggtctgatataccacagctatcaggcaatcagcattcagggctcaaaccacccagtttataatgtaatTTATGATCtgagtggttcgagccctgaatgctgattggctgacacccGTGGTATATAataccgtataccacgggtatgacaaaatatttatttttactgctctaattacagtggtaaccagtttataatagcaaaaaggcacctcgggggtttgtggtatgtgACTGACCTCCTTGGTTCGGTCTATGAGGAACTTCCGGCGCCGatagagatggccgcctcgcttcgcgctcctaggaaactatgctgtattttgttttttttgtgttatttcttacattgttaccccagaaaatcttaggttttattacatacagtcgggaggaacaattggatataagagcaacgtcaactcgccaacattacgaccaggaatacgactttcccgaagcggatcctctgtttggcctaccacccaggacaatgaattggatcccagccggcgacccaaaacaacgacaccgtagaagaaggggcagatggagcggtcttctggtcaggctccgtagacaggcgcaccgctcccgagcatactactcgccaatgtccagtctcttgacaacaaggtagacgaaatctgaGCAAGAgctgccttccagagagacatcagagactgtaacgttctttgtttcacggaaacatggctcactcgagacacgctatctgagtaggtacagccacctggtttcttcatgcatcgcaccgacagaaacaaacatctctctggtaagaattAGGGTGGGGGagatgccttatgattaacgagacgtggtgtgatcataacaacatacaggaactcaagtccttttgttcacctgacttagaattccttacaatcaaatgccgaccgcattatctaccaagacaattctcttcgatcataatcacagttgtGTATAttcccccaagcagacacatcgacggccctgaaagagcttcatttgactctatgtaaactggaaaccacatatcctgaggctgcattttttttagctggggattttaacaaggctaatctgaaaacaaggctccctaaattctatcagcatatcgattgtgctaccagggcaggcaaaaccctggatcactgttattctaacttccgcaacgcatataaggccctcccctgccctcccttcggaaaagctgaccacgactccattttgttgcttccagcctatagacagaaactaaaacaggaagctcccgtgctcaggtctgttcaacgctggtccgaccaatcggattccatgcttcaagattgcttcgatcacgtggactgggacatgttccgcataacgtcgaacaacaacattaatgaatacgctgattcggtgagcgagtttattagcaagtgcatcggtgatgttgtacccacagcgtctattaaaacattcccaaaccagaaaccgtggcttgatggcagcattcgtgcaaaactgaaagcgtgaaccactgcttttaatcagggcaaggtgaccggaaacatgaccgaatacaaagtGTAGCCATTCCCTCCGCATAATGgttaagccagccccacccatctctttaaggattcacatgtgaggtcgtGCTAAAGGTAACGTAGTGtggtaaagattaagactaaaagtggtaaaagtagtagcctataaTAAGGAAAAATTCCACATAAACAGGAAGTgtaatattttataaatattagatgatgTTTACCCAGAAACACTTTCCTAAattgtgaaagaaatgctataacccccatccacatcttgccaagtggatgggtctctacagaaggtgtaaacggtacagcgaaatggttacttgcatagtagcaatatcaaaaatagatagtgtcaatataaagAAAATATAACAAGTGGCAATGCCATTAGAGAAATaacaaaataatatacagtatgtataagaACAATAACAATATCATTGATACTGCtgatagatgaggtagttatatgcatacaatcaggggtaaagtggatgagcagcaggataaataaaaaaaaaatagtagcaatgtatggtgtgtgtggtagGAGAGAGTCATGTGAATGTGCATAGAGGTACTGTAGATAGTCCAGATGACTGGGAACTCTCCCCCAGTGATGAACTGATCCATCCGAACACCGCATGAACAAGAAAATCTATgttcggagagcctgtttctgtcctgcccttgactttggtgcagggcatgtgatgtccatagcctctttgTCACAAAACTCCTTGATTTTCTCAAAAAGATGTGCTTGTCTagttgtgtccagtccaggtggtgcttgtacaggcagaccatctatgggagcaAGGATGTCTagttgtgtccagtccaggtgctgcttgtacaggcagaccatctatgggaggaaggatgtctagttgtgtccagtccaggtgctgcttgtacaggcagaccatctatgggaggaaggatgtctagctgtgtccagtccaggtgctgcttgtacaggcagaccatctatgggaggaaggatgtctagctgtgtccagtccaggtggtgcctgtacaggcagaccatctatgggaggaagggtGTCTagttgtgtccagtccaggtggtgcctgtacaggcagaccatctatgggaggaaggatgtctagctgtgtccagtccaggtggtgcatGTACAGGCAGACcttctatgggaggaaggatgtctagttgtgtccagtccaggtgatgcctgtacaggcagaccatctatgggaggaaggatgccAGCGTTatgcagcagctgaaacctggtcccgactgagTCCGAGCACTCCTTGGCGTCAACACCACTGCTTTTGTCACGTGAGGTGGCAGAAActttccaccaaagtgtttgtgtcctgggtggcgtcctggtaatactattgcattatcctctgcgtAGTTGTTGAAGTTCACAactcgctgcaagtcctcatgtttcaggtgtaacctgtgcttgcttgggccagctctttTTGATGGGACGCATTAGaacattctccttgtatgactggtgatGGAGAGTCAGGTGTGTTCTACTGATGATGAGACATTCCAgacaaatattttagcattatttTACGTAATCATCGTCAGACACCTCGCTAGCTtcgtgggttagggttaaccctaaTCACCTGGCAAAGTGGAGTCTTTTATttaattgttgcttactggaaaatactctttcaaaattaaTGGAAGAgacagcattcagaggtcaagactgcactgctctgagacaagcatggggactggtcttgataaatcaattagatttttattttcacaatctctgtttgggtattggttagactaattagagtgtggaaatgttaggattattttgctcatactgtagcctactcccgaccggtcacgttgtatagcaccattatgggctattagcaggacaatagatactttgtgcaaggcagttgatcagcattaaaaactttgtggatggggcctccagagtggtgcagtggtctaagacactgtatTGCTACAGCCGCTGGTTCGATACCCGTGTCGgctgcgaccaggagacccatgaggcgacggtgggcttttggtttctctccctctaaaaacaggaatcaataattctaaataacaaactgactttacttacaaattagtaagaatgtctcaccccatgttcaagaatggcctttttctcgctcactttaggttatttgaaaacgaaatctccaaaatatacaggtgaagtcagaagtttacatacacttacgttggaatcattaaaactagttttttaacc comes from the Salmo trutta chromosome 21, fSalTru1.1, whole genome shotgun sequence genome and includes:
- the tmem236 gene encoding transmembrane protein 236 isoform X2, which produces MPSGRMIKLVVYEVLQVACLSVPIFVVMERFASLMLHVRGDLTAYWLVVAASIAYVTSVSLLVWVPLRYLVLKQRTVIRDITQWRPTTLAYVILCTLPCFSILIAGSKVQVDKGPQYRQDHFSELPISLVLFSLICVDIIERIRPCSLTGQDRMEMDLDMPGPVLTHLEQVNSVSGQLYYERGQNEVLGNGSATGRWRDQEAVGSRPASAAYLYSSSHSHSGPLRVLWSQDMRSEVFVHSFLFWMDVVELVRVAGIPDVFYSGWVFAVYILAFLSCLRLAVTPHSALLPSAGFFLQDLPFLLLRLALISVHGYITPLLYPMKNLLVCLTFTYFNFLTKLRLFRRESMF
- the tmem236 gene encoding transmembrane protein 236 isoform X1 — protein: MPSGRMIKLVVYEVLQVACLSVPIFVVMERFASLMLHVRGDLTAYWLVVAASIAYVTSVSLLVWVPLRYLVLKQRTVIRDITQWRPTTLAYVILCTLPCFSILIAGSKVQVDKGPQYRQDHFSELPISLVLFSLICVDIIERIRPCSLTGQADRMEMDLDMPGPVLTHLEQVNSVSGQLYYERGQNEVLGNGSATGRWRDQEAVGSRPASAAYLYSSSHSHSGPLRVLWSQDMRSEVFVHSFLFWMDVVELVRVAGIPDVFYSGWVFAVYILAFLSCLRLAVTPHSALLPSAGFFLQDLPFLLLRLALISVHGYITPLLYPMKNLLVCLTFTYFNFLTKLRLFRRESMF